Part of the Sulfuricella denitrificans skB26 genome is shown below.
ATGATCGTAGCCGGTGCTTCAGCTTATTCTCTGATCATCGACTGGAAACGCTTCCGCAAGATCGCCGACATGGTTGGTGCCTATCTGTTTGTCGATATGGCGCATTACGCCGGTCTGGTCGCTGCGGGCCTGTACCCCAACCCGGTCGGGATCGCAGATTTTGTGACCAGCACTACCCACAAGACCCTGCGTGGCCCGCGCGGCGGCATCATCCTGTCCTCCTTGCAGCACGAGAAGGCGCTGAACTCGGCGATTTTTCCCAGTATCCAGGGCGGCCCGCTGATGCACGTGATTGCCGCCAAGGCGGTCGCGTTCAAGGAAGCGGCGACGAAAGAATTCAAGCACTACCAGGAGCAGGTGATCGAAAACGCTATCGTGATGGCCAAGGTGCTGCAGGAGCGTGGTTTGCGCATCGTTTCCGGGCGCACCGAATCGCATGTGTTCCTGGTTGACCTGCGCGCCAAGAACCTGACCGGCAAAGAAGCCGAAGCGGCGCTGGGCCTCGCTCACATCACTGTGAACAAAAATGCCATCCCGAACGACCCGCAGAAACCCTTCGTCACCAGCGGCATCCGCATCGGCACGCCGGCGATGACCACGCGTGGTTTCAAGGAAATCGAAGCGGAGCACCTCGCCAACCTGATCGCCGACGTTCTCGACGCACCCACCGACGAGGTTGTCATCAGCCGCGTGGCGAATGAGGCCAAGGCGATGTGCGCGAAGTTCCCCGTTTACGGAAAGTGAGGAGTAAGGAGTGAGGAGTGTGGAGTTTGCCATGGGGCGGTTTTGCTCCTGACTCCTCACACTTCACTCCTCACTAAAAAATGAAATGCCCTTTTTGTGGTGCCATCGACACCCAAGTGATAGATTCTCGCGTCAACGAGGAAGGGGACAGCATACGTCGTCGTCGTCGCTGCCCGTCTTGCGACAAGCGTTTCACCACTTACGAAACGGCCGAGCTGCGCATGCCGCAGGTGGTCAAGCAGAATGGTACCCGCGAGGAATTTGACCGCGCCAAGGTGCGCACCAGCTTCATGCGCGCGCTGCACAAGCGCCCGGTGCCGACCGAATTCGTGGATCAGGCCATCGAGCGCATCGCGCAAAAGGTGTTGGGTCTGGGTGACCGTGAGGTGCCATCCCGTCAGATGGGCGAAATGGTGATGCACGAGTTGTACAAACTCGACAAGGTAGCCTATATCCGCTTCGCCTCGGTCTATCGCAGCTTCCAGGATGTGGATGATTTCCGCGACGTCATCCGGGATCTGGATAAGTAAGCGTCCCATGTTTTCATCTATTGATTATGAGTACATGGCTCAGGCGCTGCGTCTGGCCGAGAAGGGTTTATACACCACCACGCCGAATCCGCGTGTCGGCTGTGTGATCGTACGCGACGGCAAGGTGGTCGGTTCTGGCTGGCATGCGCGTGCCGGTGAGCCCCATGCCGAGATCAATGCGCTTATGCAGGCAGGTGATCTGGCGCAGGGTGCAACGGTCTATGTCACACTCGAACCATGCAGCCACCATGGCCGCACGCCGCCGTGTGCCGGAGCCCTGATTCAGGCTGGTGTGGGCCGCGTAGTGGTGGCGATGGTCGATCCGAATCCACAGGTGGAGGGAGAAGGGATTACTCAACTGCAACAGGCGGGTATCCAGACTGACATTGGCCTGCTGGAGAAGGAGGCGCACGACCTCAATATTGGTTTTGTTTCCCGTATGACCAGCGGCCGGCCATGGCTGCGGCTGAAAATCGCCGCCAGTCTGGATGGCAAGACCGCGCTCAACAATGGGGTCAGCCAGTGGATCACCGGCGCGGATGCACGACGTGATGCGCACCGGTTGCGCGCCCGTTCCTGTGCGGTTCTGACCGGCATCGGCACGGTGCTGGCGGACGACCCGATGCTCAATGTGCGCGAGGTGGAAACACCGCGTCAGCCGCTCAGAGTGGTGGTGGACAGTACTTTGAAGATGCCTCCCTCGGCGAAAATGCTGCTGGAGGAAGAAATATTGGTGGTGACAGCGAGCGGCGACCACGGCAAGGCCGAAAACTTGCGCAAAGCCGGTGCCGAAGTGCTGGTGCTGCCGCCGCTGGATGGCCGGGTTGATCTGGCGAGGATGCTGGATGAACTGGGCAAGCGCGGCATCAATGAAATTACGGTGGAAGCCGGGCGCGGTCTGAACGGTGCGCTGGTGCGGCTGGGCCTGGTGGACGAATTCGTGATTTATTTCGCGCCGCTGTTGTTGGGCGACCGGGCTCGTGGCATGTTCGACCTGCCTGAATTGGTTGAGATGGGAGAGAGGCGTGAACTGCGCATTGCCGACGTGGGAATGGTGGGCAGGGATGTGCGCATCCGTGCTCTGCCAGTGGAATAATAAATTAAGGATTAAGTGACAATGTTTACCGGGATTATCGAAGCGGTGGGTCAGATCAAGCAGGTCGAACAGCGCGACCAAGGTGTGCGCCTGACCATCGCATCCGACCGGCTGGATTTCAGCGATGTTGCCGTCGGCGACAGCATCGCCGCCAACGGCGTGTGCCTCACCGTGGTTTCTCTGGCCGGCAGCGCCTACACCGTAGACGTATCGCAGGAAAGCCTGAATTGCACCGTGGGCCTGGGCGAGCCCGGCGAGGTTAACCTGGAAAAGGCGATGCGCCTGTCCGACCGGCTTGGCGGACACCTCGTCAGCGGTCACGTGGATGGCGTCGGCGAGGTGGTGAAATTCGAGCCGGTGGGGGAGAGCCATTTGCTGCGAATTCGAGCCCCCAGGGAACTTGCGCGCTTTATCGCGACGAAGGGTTCTATCACCATCAATGGCGTCAGTCTGACCGTTAACGAAGTGAGTGATGTCGAGTTCACCATTAACCTCATTCCGCATACCGTGGAAGTAACCACGCTAAAGTATCTAAAACCCGGCACCAGGGTCAATCTGGAAGTGGACATGCTGGCGCGTTACGTAGATCGCCTGCTGCACCCGAATAACTAAGGAAAAATTCATGACAATCAGTTCAACCCAGGAAATCATCGCCGACTTCAAGGCCGGAAAAATGGTCGTCCTGGTGGATGAAGAGGACCGCGAGAACGAGGGAGACCTGGTGCTGGCGGCGGAATTCGTCACGCCCGAAGCGATCAACTTCATGGCCAAGCATGGCCGTGGATTAGTCTGCCTGACGCTGACCGAGGAGCGCTGTCGTCTGCTCAATCTGCCGTTGATGGTGTCGGCAAACCAGCTGGCGCTGGGTACCAACTTCACCGTTTCGATCGAGGCGGCGGAAGGGGTGACCACCGGTATCTCTGCGGCCGACCGAGCCAAGACTATCCTCGCGGCAGTGAAGAAGGACGCCAAAGCGTCCGATATCGTTCAGCCTGGCCATATCTTTCCGCTCAAGGCGCAGAAGGGCGGCGTACTGGTGCGCGCTGGCCATACCGAGGCAGGTTGCGACCTGGCCCAGCTGGCAGGACTGGAGCCAGCGGCAGTGATTTGCGAAATCCTCAAGGAAGACGGCGAGATGGCGCGTTTGCCGGACTTGCTCGAATACGCCAAACATCACGATCTCAAGATCGGTACCATCGCGGACCTGATCCACTACCGCAGCCAGACCGAGAGCTTGGTGGAGCGGGTTTCCGAGCGCGCCGTTGCAACCTGCTACGGCGAATTCAAATTGATCGCCTATCTGGACAAGACCGCCAACGAGGCGCACCTTGCCTTGGTGAAGGGTGAGATCAAGGCCGGCGAGGAGGTGCTGGTGCGGGTGCACGAGCCGTTGTCGACGCTGGATTTTCTCGATGTGACCAGCCTCGAACACACCTTCAGTGTGCATGAGGCAATGAAGGCCGTCGCTGAGGCGGGCAGCGGCGTGATTGTTCTGCTGCGCCGCCCGGAAACTTCCGCGGATCTGCTCGAGCGGATTCAGCGCACCCAGCCGAAGGCACCCGCCAAGGTTGATTTGCGCAATTACGGCATCGGCGCGCAAATTTTGCGCGACCTGAACGTCACCAAGATGCGCCTGCTGGCTACGCCGCGCAAGATGCCGAGCATGACCGGCTTCGATCTGGAAGTGACAGGCTACGTCGCGCCGAAGAAATAAACCTAGAGGAATGAACATGGAAAAGTGTGACAACTACGTAGAAATAGAGAAAAATTTGTCGGGTGTAGGGTTGCATATCGGCATCGTGATGAGCCGCTTCAACATCGACGTGTGCGAGGGGTTGCTGTCCGCCTGCGCCTGCACCCTGCGGAAACATGGCGTGGCTGATGGCGACATCACGCTGGCGAGCGTGCCGGGCGCATTGGAGATTCCGTTGGTGCTGCAAAAAATGGCCAAGAGCGGCAAGTTCGACGCGCTGATCGCGCTCGGCGCGGTAATTCGAGGCGAAACTTACCATTTCGAACTGGTCGCCAACGAGTCCGGCAACGGCGTGACCCGCGTTGCGCTGGATAGCGGCATGCCGATCGCCAACGCCATCCTCACCACCGAGGACGACGACCAGGCGCTGGCCAGGATGTCCGAAAAAGGATCGGAAGCGGCCCTGGCCGCAATCGAGATGGCCAACCTGCTGAAGCAACTATGAGCAGCGAAAAAAGAGCCAGCAAGGCACCGAAAAAAAGCCGGCGCAAGGCGCGGGAATTTGGAGTGCAGGGCCTGTACCAGTGGAAACTGACGGGTGGTGATGCCAATACCATCCTGAGCCAGCTGCGTGAGGAAAAGGAATACCCGAATATTGATGAAGAGCACCTTACAGTCTTGGTGCGCGGGGTGATTGCTCAGGCGCAGGAGCTGGATGTGCTGATCACGCCCTACCTCGATCGTCCTGCCGGAGATCTGAGCCCGGTGGAACATGCCATCCTGCTTCTGGCTGCCTACGAAATGAAGCATCACCCGGAAATTCCCTACCGCGTCGTGATCAACGAGGCAGTCGAACTGGCCAAGACCTACGGCGGCACGGATGGCCACAAGTTCGTCAACGGCGTGCTGGATAAACTCGCCGCGCAGGTGCGGGCGGTGGAGGTCAAGGGCGGACGGTGAGTCGTAAGGCGAGGGAAGGGATGTAAATGAATACAGCTAGTACCGCAATCGAGCAACGGCGATGGTTTTCCCCCCTCACGCTTCACCCCTTACTCCTCACAAAATAGAAATGCCTTCCGAATTCGACCTGATCCGCCGTTTTTTTACCCGCGAAACACCCGGTGCCGTACTCGGAGTGGGGGATGATGCGGCGCTGTTGGCGCCTACTTCCGGCATGCAGCTGGCTGTGTCCACCGACATGCTGGTGGAAGGGCAGCATTTCGCCCCTCAGGATGGGCCTGGATCGGTTGGTTACAAATCTCTGGCGGTGAATCTGTCTGACATGGCGGCGATGGGGGCGACACCGCGCTGGGCGACGCTGGCGCTTTCCCTGCCGGGGGCTGACGAAGTCTGGCTGCGCGGGTTTGCCGGTGGGTTTTTTCAGTTTGGCGCAAAAATTTGGCGTAGAGTTGGTGGGTGGTGATACCACGCGTGGACCGTTGACCATCTGTGTGCAAATCATCGGTGAAGTGCCGCCAGGTCTGGCGTTGCGCCGGGATGGCGCGCACGGGGGCGATGAAATCTGGGTGTCCGGTGTGCTGGGTGACGCTGCGCTGGCGCTGGCCAACCTGCAGCGCCGGGTCGAGCTGATGCCGCTAGAATCCGCATCCTGCCTGCCCAGGCTACGCGTGCCACTGCCGCGGGTCGAACTGGGTCTGGCACTGCGCGGCGTGGCCAGTGCCGCTATCGATATATCAGATGGCTTGCTGGCTGATTTGGGACATATCCTGGAAAGCTCCGGAGTGGGGGCGAAAATCCATTTCGAAGCTTTGCCGCTGTCCGAAGTGGCAAGCCGTTATATCGAGCAGGAAGTGGTTCAAAACTGCGTACTGGCCGGGGGCGACGATTACGAATTGTGTTTTACCGCACCGCCGGAAAAGCATGCGGAAATTCTTTCCATCGCGCAGCAAATCGGTTTGCCGCTGGCTTGCATCGGGATTATTAAGAACACAGCAGGCTTGAGCGTCCTCCGGGCCGGTCAGGCCATGACCATCAAGGCGACCGGGTTTGACCATTTCTCCTAAATTCGTGTTCAGCCATCCGGCTCATTTCTTCGCGTTCGGTTTTAGCTTTGGCATAACATTGTGCTGGCGCAAAATGTTAGCCTGCACTGAAACCTTATTCTGCCATGACAAATAACACACCGACCTTGCGTTTTGTAATCGGCCATCCGGCCCATTTCTTCGCATTCGGTTTTGGTGCCGGATTGAGCCCCTACGCGCCCGGTACGGTTGGGACGCTGGTCGCATTTCCCTTATTTTTTTTGCTGCGCGGCCTGGATCCGGTGATTTATTTCTCCTTGGTTGCCGTGCTGTACGCGGCGGGAATCTGGTTTTGTGAAGTCGCCGGAAAGTCGCTGGGCGTGTCGGATCATGGCGGCATTGTCTGGGACGAAATCGTCGCCTTTCTGTTGGTGCTACATTTTTCTCCTCCGACACTGCTGGGGTACGCATTAGCCTTTGGCCTGTTCCGCCTGTTCGATATCTGGAAGCCGTTCCCGATACGATACGCAGATCAGCGCATCCATGGCGGTTTCGGCGTGATGTTCGATGACTTGCTGGCGGCAATATACGCGGTCGCCGGTTTGCTGCTCCTGGTCCGATGGGGGGTAATTTGATGGACGATAAGCTATATCGACTGGCTGAGGACGTGGGCAATGCATTGAAGCGGCACGCCATGATGCTGGTGACGGCGGAATCCTGCACCGGTGGATGGGTCGGGCAGGCCGTGACGGCGGTGCCGGGCAGCTCGCACTGGTTCGACCGGGGGTTTGTTACTTACACTAACGATGCGAAGCAGGAAATGCTGGGTGTCTCTGCAACAACGCTGGCTGAGCATGGCGCGGTTAGCGAGTCGACGGTGCGGGAGATGGTGTCCGGCGCGCTAAAAAACAGCCGTGGCCAGGCGGCACTGGCGATCAGCGGTATCGCGGGTCCAGGCGGCGGCACCCCGGAAAAGCCAGTGGGCACGGTGTGTTTTGCCTGGGGTTTGGCGAACGGTGGCGTTACCAGCGAACAACGATATTTTTCCGGTGACCGCCGCGAGGTGCGACAACAGGCAGTAGAAAGAGCATTGCAGGGATTGCTGGAGCGCCTGGAGTGAAAGAATGTTTGTTGGGGTGAGCTGGCGAACCCCAACAAACCCGACTTGTGACATAATTGAGCGATTGATTTTAAGGGAAATACCATGGACGAAAACAAGAACAAGGCGCTGGCTGCTGCACTATCCCAGATCGAAAAGCAGTTCGGCAAGGGCTCCATCATGCGCCTGGGCGACGGCGAAGTGGTCAAGGATATCCAGGTCGTGTCGACCGGTTCGCTGGGGCTGGATATCGCCTTGGGCGTCGGCGGCTTGCCGCGCGGGCGGGTGGTGGAGATCTACGGGCCGGAATCCTCCGGCAAGACTACGCTGACCCTGCAAGTGATCGCGGAAATGCAGAAACTCGGCGGTACCGCCGCTTTCATCGACGCGGAGCACGCGCTCGATCCGCAATACGCGCAGAAGCTCGGCGTGAATGTTTCCGATCTGCTGATTTCCCAGCCCGACACGGGGGAACAGGCACTGGAAATCGCCGACATGCTGGTGCGTTCAGGCTCGGTGGATATCGTGGTGATCGACTCGGTAGCTGCGCTGACCCCCAAGGCCGAGATTGAAGGCGAAATGGGCGACTCCCACATGGGCCTGCAGGCCCGGCTGATGTCGCAGGCGCTGCGCAAGCTGACCGGCAACATCAAGCGCACCAATACCCTGGTGATCTTCATCAACCAGATCCGGATGAAAATCGGCGTCATGTTCGGCAATCCCGAAACCACGACCGGTGGCAATGCGCTCAAGTTCTACGCTTCGGTGCGCCTGGACATCCGCCGTACCGGCGCGATCAAGAAAGGCGATGAGGTGATTGGCTCGGAAACCCGCGTCAAGGTGGTCAAGAATAAGGTGGCGCCCCCCTTCAAGCAGGCCGAGTTCGACATTCTCTACGGCGAGGGTATCTCGCGCGAAGGCGAGATCATCGAGCTGGGCGTGGTGCACAAGCTGGTCGAGAAATCCGGCGCCTGGTATAGCTACAAGGGCGAGAAAATCGGCCAGGGCAAGGACAACTCGCGCGAGTACCTGAAGGAGCACAAGGACATCGCCGCCGAGATCGAAGCCAAGGTGCGCGCTGCGGTCGGTGTGAGTGGCCTGCCGGCGACGGTTGATCCCGATACGGTGGATGCCTGATCTCAGCCTGCGTCAGCGGGCGTTGAACTACCTCGCGCGGCGTGAATATACCCGCGACGAGCTGTATCGCAAGCTGCTGCCTTATGCCGAGGAATCGGACTCTCTCGAAGATCTGCTGGCTGATTTCAAGGCACGCGACTGGCTATCCGAGCAGCGCTTTGTCGAGCAAGTGGTCCATGCCCGTAGCGGCCGCTACGGTAGCCGGTATATTGCCCACGAACTGCGGGAAAAAGGGGTCGCTGATGAACTGATAGCGCAGGCCCTGCCGCAACTGAAGGAAAACGATCTGGAAACCGCCCGCACCATCTGGGCGAAAAAGTTCGGCAAGCTGCCCGAGGATGCTAAAGAACGTGCGAAACAGATGCGTTTTTTGCAAAGCAGGGGATTCGGCCTGGATGTGATCGGCAAGCTGCTGAATGGCAGCGACAGGTGAAATCTGTGCCTTTGGAAATTGAAGAGGATATGCAATGAAAAAAATGCTGTTGGGTGTGGCCTTGGCGGGCCTGCTGGGATTGTCCGGCTGCGACTATTTGCCGTTTGGATTCACTCCGGTGAAGGAAATTATGACCTCTCCCGCGCAGTTTGAAGGCAAGGAGGTCAGAGTCAAAGGCAAGGTCAAAGACATTGTCAAAGTTCCGCTGGTCGACCTTAAGCTGTACGTGCTGGATGATGGCAGTGGCGAGGTAACGGTTGTGGCTGGCGAGAGTCTGCCGGCAGTGAACGAAACCGTTACGGTCAAGGGGGTCGTCGAAAGCATGGCCATCATGGGCGGCGAGTCGATAGGCCTGCGTATCAAGGAAAAGAAACGGTTCTAGCGTAGCTGGCGCGTCATGCGCACATTTAAGGATATTGTGTTTTGGGGAAGCAAGAATGAAAAGCAGTGAAATCCGTCAGAAATTCCTCGATTATTTTGCTTCCAAGGGACATGCCGTGGTGGCGTCCAGCTCCCTGGTGCCGCACGAAGACCCTACCCTGCTGTTCACTAATGCTGGGATGAACCAGTTCAAGGATGTGTTCCTCGGCTTCGACAAGCGTCCCTATACCCGCGCCGCCAGCTCCCAGAAGTGCGTACGTGCCGGCGGCAAGCACAACGACCTGGAGAACGTCGGCTATACGGCCCGTCACCATACCTTTTTCGAGATGCTGGGCAACTTCAGCTTCGGCGATTACTTCAAGCGCGAGGCAATCCACTACGCATGGGAACTGCTCACCGACGTGTTCAAGCTATCCAAGGACAAGCTGTGGGTGACGGTGTATGCCGAAGACGACGAAGCCTACGACATCTGGACCAAGGAAATCGGCGTGCCGGCCGAGCGTGTGATCCGCATCGGCGACAACAAGGGCGCCCGCTACGCCTCCGATAACTTCTGGATGATGGGCGATACCGGCCCCTGCGGTCCCTGCACCGAGATTTTCTACGACCACGGCGAGCACATCTTCGGCGGCCCTCCCGGCTCACCTGACGAGGACGGCGACCGCTACATCGAAATCTGGAACAACGTCTTCATGCAGTTCAACCGGGACGAACAGGGCGTCATGCACCCCCTGCCCAAGCCATCGGTGGATACCGGCATGGGGCTGGAGCGTATCTCCGCCGTGCTG
Proteins encoded:
- the nrdR gene encoding transcriptional regulator NrdR, whose amino-acid sequence is MKCPFCGAIDTQVIDSRVNEEGDSIRRRRRCPSCDKRFTTYETAELRMPQVVKQNGTREEFDRAKVRTSFMRALHKRPVPTEFVDQAIERIAQKVLGLGDREVPSRQMGEMVMHELYKLDKVAYIRFASVYRSFQDVDDFRDVIRDLDK
- a CDS encoding phosphatidylglycerophosphatase A family protein, which gives rise to MTNNTPTLRFVIGHPAHFFAFGFGAGLSPYAPGTVGTLVAFPLFFLLRGLDPVIYFSLVAVLYAAGIWFCEVAGKSLGVSDHGGIVWDEIVAFLLVLHFSPPTLLGYALAFGLFRLFDIWKPFPIRYADQRIHGGFGVMFDDLLAAIYAVAGLLLLVRWGVI
- the ribD gene encoding bifunctional diaminohydroxyphosphoribosylaminopyrimidine deaminase/5-amino-6-(5-phosphoribosylamino)uracil reductase RibD, which encodes MFSSIDYEYMAQALRLAEKGLYTTTPNPRVGCVIVRDGKVVGSGWHARAGEPHAEINALMQAGDLAQGATVYVTLEPCSHHGRTPPCAGALIQAGVGRVVVAMVDPNPQVEGEGITQLQQAGIQTDIGLLEKEAHDLNIGFVSRMTSGRPWLRLKIAASLDGKTALNNGVSQWITGADARRDAHRLRARSCAVLTGIGTVLADDPMLNVREVETPRQPLRVVVDSTLKMPPSAKMLLEEEILVVTASGDHGKAENLRKAGAEVLVLPPLDGRVDLARMLDELGKRGINEITVEAGRGLNGALVRLGLVDEFVIYFAPLLLGDRARGMFDLPELVEMGERRELRIADVGMVGRDVRIRALPVE
- the ribH gene encoding 6,7-dimethyl-8-ribityllumazine synthase; its protein translation is MEKCDNYVEIEKNLSGVGLHIGIVMSRFNIDVCEGLLSACACTLRKHGVADGDITLASVPGALEIPLVLQKMAKSGKFDALIALGAVIRGETYHFELVANESGNGVTRVALDSGMPIANAILTTEDDDQALARMSEKGSEAALAAIEMANLLKQL
- a CDS encoding riboflavin synthase; this translates as MFTGIIEAVGQIKQVEQRDQGVRLTIASDRLDFSDVAVGDSIAANGVCLTVVSLAGSAYTVDVSQESLNCTVGLGEPGEVNLEKAMRLSDRLGGHLVSGHVDGVGEVVKFEPVGESHLLRIRAPRELARFIATKGSITINGVSLTVNEVSDVEFTINLIPHTVEVTTLKYLKPGTRVNLEVDMLARYVDRLLHPNN
- the ribBA gene encoding bifunctional 3,4-dihydroxy-2-butanone-4-phosphate synthase/GTP cyclohydrolase II, with translation MTISSTQEIIADFKAGKMVVLVDEEDRENEGDLVLAAEFVTPEAINFMAKHGRGLVCLTLTEERCRLLNLPLMVSANQLALGTNFTVSIEAAEGVTTGISAADRAKTILAAVKKDAKASDIVQPGHIFPLKAQKGGVLVRAGHTEAGCDLAQLAGLEPAAVICEILKEDGEMARLPDLLEYAKHHDLKIGTIADLIHYRSQTESLVERVSERAVATCYGEFKLIAYLDKTANEAHLALVKGEIKAGEEVLVRVHEPLSTLDFLDVTSLEHTFSVHEAMKAVAEAGSGVIVLLRRPETSADLLERIQRTQPKAPAKVDLRNYGIGAQILRDLNVTKMRLLATPRKMPSMTGFDLEVTGYVAPKK
- the glyA gene encoding serine hydroxymethyltransferase, with product MFSAEQTIAKFDPELWKAMQDENRRQEDHIELIASENYTSPAVMEAQGSQLTNKYAEGYPGKRYYGGCEYVDVAEQLAIDRVKALFGAEYANVQPHSGSQANQAVYMAVLKPGDTILGMSLAHGGHLTHGASVNLSGKLFNAITYGLDPKTEAIDYDEVERLALEHKPKMIVAGASAYSLIIDWKRFRKIADMVGAYLFVDMAHYAGLVAAGLYPNPVGIADFVTSTTHKTLRGPRGGIILSSLQHEKALNSAIFPSIQGGPLMHVIAAKAVAFKEAATKEFKHYQEQVIENAIVMAKVLQERGLRIVSGRTESHVFLVDLRAKNLTGKEAEAALGLAHITVNKNAIPNDPQKPFVTSGIRIGTPAMTTRGFKEIEAEHLANLIADVLDAPTDEVVISRVANEAKAMCAKFPVYGK
- the nusB gene encoding transcription antitermination factor NusB translates to MSSEKRASKAPKKSRRKAREFGVQGLYQWKLTGGDANTILSQLREEKEYPNIDEEHLTVLVRGVIAQAQELDVLITPYLDRPAGDLSPVEHAILLLAAYEMKHHPEIPYRVVINEAVELAKTYGGTDGHKFVNGVLDKLAAQVRAVEVKGGR
- the recX gene encoding recombination regulator RecX, with protein sequence MPDLSLRQRALNYLARREYTRDELYRKLLPYAEESDSLEDLLADFKARDWLSEQRFVEQVVHARSGRYGSRYIAHELREKGVADELIAQALPQLKENDLETARTIWAKKFGKLPEDAKERAKQMRFLQSRGFGLDVIGKLLNGSDR
- the recA gene encoding recombinase RecA; protein product: MDENKNKALAAALSQIEKQFGKGSIMRLGDGEVVKDIQVVSTGSLGLDIALGVGGLPRGRVVEIYGPESSGKTTLTLQVIAEMQKLGGTAAFIDAEHALDPQYAQKLGVNVSDLLISQPDTGEQALEIADMLVRSGSVDIVVIDSVAALTPKAEIEGEMGDSHMGLQARLMSQALRKLTGNIKRTNTLVIFINQIRMKIGVMFGNPETTTGGNALKFYASVRLDIRRTGAIKKGDEVIGSETRVKVVKNKVAPPFKQAEFDILYGEGISREGEIIELGVVHKLVEKSGAWYSYKGEKIGQGKDNSREYLKEHKDIAAEIEAKVRAAVGVSGLPATVDPDTVDA
- a CDS encoding AIR synthase related protein, whose protein sequence is MPSEFDLIRRFFTRETPGAVLGVGDDAALLAPTSGMQLAVSTDMLVEGQHFAPQDGPGSVGYKSLAVNLSDMAAMGATPRWATLALSLPGADEVWLRGFAGGFFQFGAKIWRRVGGW
- the pncC gene encoding nicotinamide-nucleotide amidase, whose amino-acid sequence is MDDKLYRLAEDVGNALKRHAMMLVTAESCTGGWVGQAVTAVPGSSHWFDRGFVTYTNDAKQEMLGVSATTLAEHGAVSESTVREMVSGALKNSRGQAALAISGIAGPGGGTPEKPVGTVCFAWGLANGGVTSEQRYFSGDRREVRQQAVERALQGLLERLE
- the thiL gene encoding thiamine-phosphate kinase, which produces MAQKFGVELVGGDTTRGPLTICVQIIGEVPPGLALRRDGAHGGDEIWVSGVLGDAALALANLQRRVELMPLESASCLPRLRVPLPRVELGLALRGVASAAIDISDGLLADLGHILESSGVGAKIHFEALPLSEVASRYIEQEVVQNCVLAGGDDYELCFTAPPEKHAEILSIAQQIGLPLACIGIIKNTAGLSVLRAGQAMTIKATGFDHFS